One Synechococcus sp. MU1617 genomic window, ATCAACGCCAGCCCCCATCCAGACCGCGTTGATGTCAGCAGCCAGGGCCGTGCGCAGCAAAGTGCCCAGATTCCCTGGATCCTGAATCCGATCCAGAACCAGGAGGAAGTCCAGCTCTGGAGGGACGGTGGGCAGTCGATCCAGGGGGCTCAGGCAGGCAACACCATCGGGTGTGACCGTTGTGAGAGCAGCCCGCAACACCTCATCAGTGACGATCCACCATCGAGCTTGTGGACAACGTTCAGCCAGGGCCGGATGACATTGCAACCAGGCTTCAGTCGCGATGATTTCCTCGGGTGCGTTGCCCTGCCTGAGAACTTCCTGCAACAGGTGGGTGCCCTCGAGAAGCAACAGCCCCTCGGCCTGTCGCCCCGCACGGGTGGCCAGAGTTCGCAACCGTTTGACAAGGGGATTGCGTCGGCTGCTGATCAGGGGAGAGAAGGAGTCCAGAGAATGACTCAGAACGCTGCGTGTTTGCGCACGTTGAGGCCTTTGTGAACGCTCAGATTTTCGCCATCGAGATCGAGGCCGTTGATGGCTGCGATTTCACCTTTAATTCCTTCCGCCGCAAGATTCTCAATCAACTTTTTGATCACCTGATCCTCAACGGTTGTGTGATCGATGGAGTCAGGAGTGAGGAGCTCAAGGAACTTGCCAACCTTGGAAGCAACCACTTCCGATGCATTGGAGATCTTGAGAACGATCATGATTGTCGGGCGTTGCTATCCGACAAAGTTAGTGCGGATGGGGAGACTTGAACTCCCACGATGTTGCCACCACTAGTACCTGAAACTAGCGCGTCTACCAATTCCGCCACATCCGCTGGCGTGTCGTGTTCGACCGAAAGAACATAGGGCATCACCGATTCGTGACTGCCCCAGCCCCGTAACAAACTGTCCAGTTTGAACGCCGGCCGTCTAGACGGTCTCAAAGAACGTTGCCAAGATCCCGATATAGGGGATCAGCTCATCGATGAAGGCCGTTGCAGAAGTGTCTCAAGAGGGTCTCAAGCAACGCCTCAATGTCAGCGGCGGCCAGGCATTGAAGGGAACGCTTCACGTCAGCGGTGCCAAAAACTCTGCTCTGGTGCTGATGACAGCCAGCCTCCTCAGCGAGGAGACCATTGAGCTGACCAATATTCCCTCCCTCACAGACATCGATGGCATGAGCGCCATCCTTGAATCTCTGGGGGTTCAGGTGAACCGAAGGGCGGACCGCATTCGCCTCACCGCCGCCAAGCTCAGCGGCTCTGCTCCTCCCTACGAACTGGTCAACAGCCTTCGCGCCAGTTTCTTCAGCATTGGCCCCCTGCTTGGACGCTTGGGACACGCACGGGTCCCCCTGCCTGGGGGTTGCCGCATCGGGGCACGTCCCGTCGTCGAGCACATCCGCGGCCTGAAAGCCCTTGGTGCCGTCGTCCACGTTGAGCACGGGATTGTCACGGCGTCAGTCCCGGGCATCAAAAAACGCCTGACAGGGGCTCAGATCGTGCTCGACTGCCCCAGCGTTGGCGCCACCGAAACCCTACTGATGGCAGCGGTTCTAGCCGATGGGGTCTCCACCATTGAAAATGCTGCTCAGGAACCTGAAGTGCAGGACCTGGCCAACCTGCTCAACAGCATGGGAGCCCAGGTCAGCGGCGCTGGCGGCCCGGTGATCACCGTTAAGGGAGTGGAGCGGCTCCATGGTTGCAACAACTATCCGGTGATCCCGGATCGCATCGAAGCCGGAACTTTCCTGATGGCGGCGGCAATCACGCGCTCACCACTCGTGGTGGAGCCCGTCATTCCCGAGCACCTCAGCGCGGTAATCCAAAAACTTCGGGATTGCGGCTGCTCCATCGACATCAAGGGGAGGGCCGTGACGATCACCCCGGGAGAGATCACGGCCGTGGACATCACCACCCAGCCGTTTCCTGGGTTTCCAACCGATCTTCAGGCACCGTTCATGGCCCTGATGTGCACCGCGAAGGGCACCAGTGTGATCAGCGAAAAGATCTACGAAAACCGGCTGCAGCATGTGGCCGAACTGCAACGCATGGGGGCATCCATTCGTCTCAAGGGCAGCACAGCCATTGTTGAAGGCGTGGCTCAGCTGAGCGCGGCTCCCGTCACCGGCACCGACCTCCGTGCAGCGGCTGCCATGGTTCTGGCTGGTCTCTCCGCCAAAGGAATCACCGAAGTGGCTGGTCTGAAGCACCTTGATCGGGGTTACGACGACCTCGAAGCCAAGCTCAGCGCTGCCGGCGCTGAGGTGAAGCGCAACATCCACTGAAGCGGGGCCCTTCAATCAATACAATTCCCGTGCGGGAGCCTGGCGGAATTGGTAGACGCAGCTGACTCAAAATCAGCCGGCCACTGGTCTTGGGGGTTCAAGTCCCCCGGCTCCCATCCATCCGCTGTGATGAACACCTACGGCCGTTTCCCTTTGGCTCTGGCCAAAGGGAAAGGCTGCTGGGTCAAGGACACCGAAGGGCGGCGCTACCTGGATGCAGTCGCTGGCATCGCCACTTGCACCCTGGGCCACAGCGACAGAGCCATGCAGCGGGCTCTGCGCAAGCAGCTGGGACGCCTCCAGCACGTTTCGAACCTCTATCAGATTCCAGAACAGGAAGAGTTGGCCAGCTGGTTGGTGCACAACAGCTGTGCTGACAGCGTCTTCTTCTGCAATTCCGGAGCCGAAGCCAATGAAGCCGCGATCAAGCTGGCCCGGAAACACGGACATCAACGGCGCGGCATCGAACAGCCCGTGATCCTCACGGCAGCAGCCAGCTTTCATGGCCGCACGCTCGCGGCGGTCACCGCCACCGGTCAACCCAAGTACCACAAGGGTTTTGAGCCCATGGTGACCGGGTTTGATTACTTCCCTTACAACGATCTAAAGGCTCTCGAAGCCCTGATCAACCGCTACGAACAGGCCGGTCCCTCGATCGCAGCTGTTCTGGTTGAACCCCTGCAAGGTGAGGGTGGCGTCAACCCTGGAGACCGCGTTTTCTTCTCACGCCTGCGCGAGATCTGCACAGAGAACAACATCCTGCTGATCCTTGATGAAGTGCAGGTGGGCATGGGACGGAGCGGCCGCCTGTGGGGCTATGAGCAGCTGGGCATCAGCCCTGACGCCTTCACCCTGGCCAAGGGCCTGGGCGGTGGCCATGCCATTGGTGCCTTGCTGGTGAACGCATCCGCGGATGTGTTTGAACCCGGCGACCATGCCAGCACCTTCGGCGGCAATCCATTCGCCTGCCGGGCGGGTTTGACGGTGGCCACCGAAATCGAACGACGAGGACTGCTAACCAACGTCACAGCCCGCGGCGAACAACTGCGCGATGGGCTCCAAGAGCTGGTGAACTGCTTCCCCGAGCACCTGCAAGGCGTGCGGGGCTGGGGCCTGCTCCAAGGCATCGTGATCCGGGAGGGCAGCAGTTGGAAGGCCCCTGCGCTGGCAAAAGCCGCCATCGACCACGGCCTGCTGCTGGTGGCGGCCGGCCCCTCGGTGCTGCGCATGGTGCCCCCACTGACCATCAACAAGCGCGAGGTGCGCGAACTGCTGCGCCGCCTGGCGGCAACCCTCTCCAGCGTCAGCTGAGTGGACGATCTGTCTGATCTGATCCCACGCTTCGATCTGCGTGGCATGGATCTGCAGTTGGATCGCATGCATGCGGCACTGCACGAGCTCGACCATCCCTGTCGGACGATCCCCGCGATTCAGGTGCTGGGCACCAATGGCAAGGGTTCCATCGTCAGCTTTCTGGAATCAGCCCTTTGTGCAGCCGGCCTCCGCTGCGGGGTCACAACCTCCCCCCATCTGGTGAGCTGGTGCGAACGCATCCGGATCAAGGGAAAGCCCATTGCCGCTGAAACGCTGCGCACCCAGTTGCAGGCGCTCCAGCCCCTGAACGAACGGCATCGGCTCACCCCATTTGAACTGCTCGTGACCTCAGCCTTCTTGGAGTTCCAACGGCACGCCTGCGACCTGCTGGTGCTGGAAGTGGGGCTGGGAGGGAGGCTTGATGCAACCACGGCCCACCCATGCCGCCCTGTGGTGGCTGTCGCCAGCATTGGCCTGGACCACTGCGAGCACCTGGGCAACAGCCTCACCGCTATCGCAACCGAAAAAGCGGCAGCGATCCCGCCGCAGGCCACCGTGATCAGTTGCGTCCAAGCCCCTGAAGTGCAGGACGTCCTGGAGACAACCTGCCGGACCCAGCAGGCCAAGCTCCACTGGGTGAAGCCCCTGGATTCAACCTGGCAACTGGGCTTGTCCGGCACCATTCAGCGGAGCAACGCCGCTGTGGCCCTGGGTGCCTTGCGAGCCCTCTCGGGCTTGGGCTGGACCTTGCCTGAAGCCGTAATCCAGGAGGGCTTTGCCACAGCCCACTGGCCCGGTCGCCTGCAAACCGTGCATTGGGGGGACCAAAAGCTTCGCCTGGATGGAGCCCACAATCCACCGGCAGCGGTGCAGCTGGCCGAAGAACGCAGCCAGTGGATCGATGCCTCCAATGGCGTGGTGTGGATCCTGGCAATCCAGGCCCATAAGGACGCTGTCGCCATGCTCCAGACGCTGCTGCAGCCGCAGGACCAGGCTTGGATCATTCCTGTGCCGAGCCACAAGAGCTGGAGCCGGTCGGCCCTCCTCCAGGAACTGCCTCAGCTCGAGCACCAGCTGCAGGAGGCCGACGGCCTTGAAACCGTGCTGAACCA contains:
- the murA gene encoding UDP-N-acetylglucosamine 1-carboxyvinyltransferase — translated: MKAVAEVSQEGLKQRLNVSGGQALKGTLHVSGAKNSALVLMTASLLSEETIELTNIPSLTDIDGMSAILESLGVQVNRRADRIRLTAAKLSGSAPPYELVNSLRASFFSIGPLLGRLGHARVPLPGGCRIGARPVVEHIRGLKALGAVVHVEHGIVTASVPGIKKRLTGAQIVLDCPSVGATETLLMAAVLADGVSTIENAAQEPEVQDLANLLNSMGAQVSGAGGPVITVKGVERLHGCNNYPVIPDRIEAGTFLMAAAITRSPLVVEPVIPEHLSAVIQKLRDCGCSIDIKGRAVTITPGEITAVDITTQPFPGFPTDLQAPFMALMCTAKGTSVISEKIYENRLQHVAELQRMGASIRLKGSTAIVEGVAQLSAAPVTGTDLRAAAAMVLAGLSAKGITEVAGLKHLDRGYDDLEAKLSAAGAEVKRNIH
- a CDS encoding aspartate aminotransferase family protein, with translation MNTYGRFPLALAKGKGCWVKDTEGRRYLDAVAGIATCTLGHSDRAMQRALRKQLGRLQHVSNLYQIPEQEELASWLVHNSCADSVFFCNSGAEANEAAIKLARKHGHQRRGIEQPVILTAAASFHGRTLAAVTATGQPKYHKGFEPMVTGFDYFPYNDLKALEALINRYEQAGPSIAAVLVEPLQGEGGVNPGDRVFFSRLREICTENNILLILDEVQVGMGRSGRLWGYEQLGISPDAFTLAKGLGGGHAIGALLVNASADVFEPGDHASTFGGNPFACRAGLTVATEIERRGLLTNVTARGEQLRDGLQELVNCFPEHLQGVRGWGLLQGIVIREGSSWKAPALAKAAIDHGLLLVAAGPSVLRMVPPLTINKREVRELLRRLAATLSSVS
- a CDS encoding Mur ligase family protein codes for the protein MDDLSDLIPRFDLRGMDLQLDRMHAALHELDHPCRTIPAIQVLGTNGKGSIVSFLESALCAAGLRCGVTTSPHLVSWCERIRIKGKPIAAETLRTQLQALQPLNERHRLTPFELLVTSAFLEFQRHACDLLVLEVGLGGRLDATTAHPCRPVVAVASIGLDHCEHLGNSLTAIATEKAAAIPPQATVISCVQAPEVQDVLETTCRTQQAKLHWVKPLDSTWQLGLSGTIQRSNAAVALGALRALSGLGWTLPEAVIQEGFATAHWPGRLQTVHWGDQKLRLDGAHNPPAAVQLAEERSQWIDASNGVVWILAIQAHKDAVAMLQTLLQPQDQAWIIPVPSHKSWSRSALLQELPQLEHQLQEADGLETVLNHLSSNEWPTPVPIVAGSLYLIGDLFARGVVTAE